Sequence from the Nymphaea colorata isolate Beijing-Zhang1983 chromosome 9, ASM883128v2, whole genome shotgun sequence genome:
TGCAGAAATCACATAGCTGCCAAGGTCAACAAAGCTTGTCTTCTTGAGCTTCTCCATGCAAATAGATCGCACTTCAGAAAAGAGATGGTCTTCTTGCTCATAGAACTAATTTGCCTTAACAGGTATATTTTTTAAGTCACAGGTTTCTTTCTCATCGATTCCTTCCTATGTTTGGTGGTTTAATTTTCCAAACAGAATTAGGAACTGGCGATTCAAGTATTTTAAAACATCAACTGTCTACTATGAATATTTTGGTACCTCAAGTTAGCATCAATTTTGGTAGGATTGCATATGTAGGACACATTTTTGGGTGATGCCACATAGGTATGGGTGCAGGGATAACAATGACATTGAAGGCTAACAACAAGTTGTTTAGACTTTGGAGGTTAGAATGTACAAAAGTCTTGTCATTCAAATTGCCAGGTTCGGATTTGGGTAAGATCTAGGCTTGGTTCTTCCCTTCTTAGATAAGTTGAGTCTAGCCCAGTGTTGAATACGTCCTACTCTAAAGACTGCAACAGAAGCAACCAAGCTGCACACAAGCTCAGATTGCCTGTAACCTGCACTGTGTTGCATCGACAAATGGTAAGTTTCTAAATTAATTTGAGGCAATGTGGACATCAAGACACCTTTTATATACTATCTTCTTATGTGGTGATTTTTCTATTggttactatttcatgaatgcCAGGGTACACTAGCATGTGGTGTGGTAATTTGTTGCTTGCTTATGAGTTGCGAAAGGAAATCAGCTTGCTAGTTATATGTTGTTGTTTTCCTAGCCTCATTTTCTTACATTTTGTATcttagtttctctctctttatatatatatatatatatagtcacaaaaaacacatcttttttaaatgtacataaaacatgagaaataagtcagccattcaaaactaggaaaaaaaatgcttttaaaaaaaaaaaaaaacgccaaaacgaaaaaggagaaagaaacacgtttttcccctttttcatttgaggcatttttttcatgtttttaatgcCAActacttgttttcattttctaatttttatttattgcttaTTTACTcatcttttgatgtttttgttattaattCGTcacttaaatttatttttttcctaatgtttaggatttttaaaattttaaaaatttaccatattttcccttttttttaagctcgccgttttatacctgagaaaaaccatGCCGTAACTGCCGTTTAAAATACAATAACGTTTTTTGTgacttatacatatatatatatatatatatatatatatatatatatatatatatatatatatatatatatatatattctgcaatttcaatGATTTTATTGATCATACTTATTTATAGATTGTAGGTAATCGCTTTGTACTATAGATTATTTAATACTCTCTGCAAGATTTTACAAAAtcctttctcttgtttttgttttagtcTTGTTGGCTATTTGCATATTCAGTTTCCCTAGTATGTTACAGGAGGGTGGCTGTTACCAATTTCTTGGATGGATTACAGCGGGAGGGGGCAATAAATTTGATGCACTTACTTCTTGTATATCTCCAAAACTCTCCACTGGAACAAAGGCCTTTGGTTGCTACTCTCctcttgcatcttcttgttCTGGTATGTAGTTTCTTTTCATCAAAGGAAAATTGCACATACTGTTCTTCGAGTCATCCTTATATGAGCATAGGACGCTACTGGTACCATATTGTCATCCTTAGATGAGCATAGGATGCTGCTAGTACCATCTGGATCCATGCAGCCTAAATGTCAAAAAGATTTTAGTGGTAGCCAATTCTGATTGTCTGGAAGTGCTAATATTTAGGACAGAATAAAATACATATGAACAGTACAACCGTGAACAATTATAGAGTTTTTGCACTTTGTTACCTTCCCTTTCACTCTTCAAAATAATATAGATAAAGTGAACAAAATAATCTGGAGTTGctaataattttcataaaaaaatactttGCTGCAGAAACAACATAAAAGTTGCAGTATCTACATGGAAGAGGCACTCGATGCCATGATGGAAGCTTGTGATCGCAGTCTAACTGATGTAAAGGTCCGAGTACAAACATGCAGGTCTTTCCTGGTCCTGGAGGGACTATTTTCTTGTGGTGGGGAGGCATTAACAGAAGCCTGGCTGCTGAGGATAGCAGGGTTCAAGTATTATTTGACGGATCCCTTGCAAGCTGACAAGAATAAGATGCTGCGGGAGGTTGACTTACTGCAGGTACAGTATTTATTGCTCAGTATGGTTATTTCTTTCCTGGGGAATGACGCAATCATTAATATCTGACATTTTACTAGACTTTTTATGTTGTTGAGAGTCCACGTGAGTGAACTGGACATTTCGCATGCAACCTTTCAGTTCTTATTGCCCCACAAAGTGTATATCAACACAAGCTggctattattttattttcccatAAGGTGTTCCAGTGCAGAATTAGGCTCCTACTACCATAGAGTTTGTCTGTTGATGTGTCATACCGTTGGTTTTTATTCCTAAACCTTCTTATGTTGTGCCTCCACAGGAACAGGAAGAAAAAGCAAGACAAGGATGGCTCCTGGGCTTGGGATCCATGTTTGTCCACAATGGGAAGAAGCTGCTTTGGGAATGTTTCTCCAAATGTTTAGCAAGTGGAGTTCCAGAATTGGTGAAAGCGTCTCTCATCTTTCTTACGTGGCTTAGTTGTGCATTCCCATTGCTTTCAGGTGCACAAATGAAGCTATCGATTTTATCTATTTTGGCACCTTCCCTGAAAGAGTGCCTACTGAACAATGATCAAATGGCTTGTCGGGCACTTGCTTCCTTGTCACTGCTGAACTTCATGGACGACTCACGTAAGCAGCACaatcttcatgttttttttagtaTGAATCTTGGTCAATCACCACAAATTGATTCAGAACTTTATGGTTGCGCTTGCTAGCCTCGGATTTGCTGAGTAAATCTTAGGTTTATCAAACTGTAGATTTAAGAATCACAGATTTCAGATTCGTGAGAATGCTGAAATCCATGAATCACAGATTTCAGATCCACGCAAGAAAGtggagagaggaggagagagagagaaggctgaGGAAGTGCACCAAACAAGAGCTTTTAAAACCTCAGATCTCAGATCCGAGGTTCTAAAATTTGCTTCGTATTTAAGCTTCTAGGCAATCAAACCCAACCTTAATGTTAGGCATAACATTGAACCGACTAATAAactgctcctctctctctctctatgtctctcACACAgacgcacacacacagagttTAATACATTAGGGCATAAAGATAGGGCAACCACACACATGCTTTTAATACATTGAGGCATTAAGATCGGGTTACCACTGAACATTGAGCCATTTTTAAATCTGACTTTTCAGAATGCCGGCAGTTCTTAATGTCATCTGCAGGAGAGATCTCAGAATCTTTGAATAGCATTTCAGAGGTGACAGAGACTGGAAGGAAGCTTCACGTCGTTCTCTCCAGTGAAATTATGTAAGAACTACAGAATGCATACCGCTGCGTGTGCAGTCTCATTCTTGTATATCCTTCTGCTTCTTTGATTTGTTCATATCTATGGTAATTTCTCGTAATCATTCCTGCCACACGAAGGATCGCTTTTTGTCTCAGCAACACATTGAAATCTACGTGAAACGACATCGAACTATGCAGAGTTCCGCAGCACGCAAATATGTTCTCCTGATATTTTTGACATGTTAGGCCTCCAAATGCAGAATGCATTTTCTTCTGGCCGGTTGCAAATAATCTTAGTCTTGCTGATTTCATGTAGATGACATAACGAACGCATCTTTGGACGGGGTTGCTGTTTTGAGCTCTTAGAACACATGATTAGTGCCAAGTAGAAACCACTTATTTGAAGCAGTAGTTGCTCGTTATAGAAAATACAAGATTACAGAAAATAAACACGTTAGAATTAAATACGATGAATGATTTCCGTACATAATCACGTTTGAAGTAATATGATCAATGGTTTCTGGACAATGGGCAGGGCACGGTTTTAAGACAACAGAATactttgatgtttcaaacttcaATTAATCTTTgtaatttatataaataaaaattgagTGATCAATTTTCTAATACCTAGTTAGCTTTATgcacaaaaaaaacttgaaaaaaagagTTCGTGAAATGTGCACGAGATTGCTGTTTTGAAGCTACGGAAAAACTGCGCCCAAATGGCACTTCCCGAATCTTCTCCAAAAATGTACCACTCAACATGGAAGAGAACTACCATCATCATTGTCACTAATGCTACCATAACCTCGTTACCATTATTAGCCATCGTTGACACCATAAACGTTCATCATCATTTAACAAACAACCTTAGGATCCACAGCACAAGAGACCCCACGAACCACAACAAAAGCAGGAACACAACCAAACCCGCCAAGATGGTCCATATAGGAAGGCCGTCTGCGCTGCTATCTCGCGTTATTTCTCCTTTACTTGTTGATAGATCTCCTTCACTCTGAGGATCTGCTCCCGACGCAAAAACTACTGTGGTCATGCCACGCCCTGCCATTGTTATCCTGATGGGGACGCAAGCTCTGTATTCAGGAAACGAGAGCAGATTCAGCAGTGGAATTTGCAGATTGGAGGGATGAAGAAGGTTTTTTATGAACCTAACTTACAGAAGCATGTCTTTGGGATCTACCGATGTGAATCTAATGtcttttcatttataaatttaaggGTAAAGGCTTCTGGATCATAAACGGATCAAGCAATGAGAAAGACGCTGATCTTTTCATGTTGCAAATTCTTGGAAGAACCTGAGCGAGGGAGAATCCCGCGAGACATCGATACTTTTTCTCGAAAACCTCGAGAAAATGAACGCACAATcagggagagagggaaagagagagagagaggggcttTTCTGGGTCATAAACTGGTCAAACAATGAGAAAGACGCTACGATCCCTTCATGTTGCAAATTCTTGGAAGAACCTCGGCGAGGGGGAATCCCGCAACTCAAAGATACTTTTTCTCGAAAATCTCGAAAAAATAAACGAACaatcggagagagagagagagagagagagagagagagagagagagagagagagagagagagatatgctCTTCTGGGTCATAAACTGGTCAAACAATGAGAAAGACGCTACGATCTTTTCATGTTGCAAATTCTTGGAAGAACCATGGCGGGGAAGAAAGGAGGATCCTACCTGTTGGGCTTGAAACAGCGTAGGCGTGCTGCAAACCCCGAACATGGAAACTTTGAAGTACCGGTTGTGCTGCATTTGGGCAATCGATAGCCCAAGCCGAAGCGGATGGGTAATGGCAAAGATGATGAGATTGTTGCAGAAGCAGAAGACATTCCCATCTTCAGATCGTCCGCTTCTCTTTCTATCCGtgctccctcttcctctctcggcAGAAGGAACACAGGCTAGTGACAGCAAATGATGCAGAGAGCAGTACTCTCCCGCGAAAACGAAAGTTCCAAAAAGCTGTGTCGTCGGTAGCCGTTCACTACTCGGACCGTTTTCTGAAGAAAgattttgtatattttgtgtGGACAATATCGACCTCAGCACGATTGATTGTACCGACTCAGCTTGGCTCGTTTGGGACTGCGGTCAAATACTACGGAGGCTGGCCCTCTCTAGCCGGGGCAAAGGTAGACCCGAAATTCGCatttttgcaaaaatttaaaCCTAAACTTTGCAGATATTACgcattttcaaatatttaaaacccAAATTTACCTGTTTAACAAAAGTAGAATTAGTTTAGACCTTCTCCCGGGTTTTAGGTGTGCTAATCGCTTGATCAAACATAAATAGAGTTTGAACAAATTTTATGATGTACATTTAATCCATATTTGGGTGCAAAAATCACATTTTAATGAAATACGTACACCAAGAGACACACCCACAATTACGGACGTTTTCtccatcatcatcgtcatcaccAATCTTTCTATGTTGTACAGAGGGCGTTCTAATGAATCAGCTAGTTCGTTCACAAAATCTTATAACCAAGCGAGAACAAAGTCTGTATTATAGTAGTATCTACCACCAAAGTATGTTTTCTCGGCTCAGCGATGCACATAATCAAGACCAAAGATAATGGTGCAACCTGGTATTGCATATCCCAGCTTTGAGGATTGAGTGAGAAGGAGAgtcgaagaaagaaaaaaaaatggtgctGTCGCCTCCTGATGTGCCCAACAAGTAATATAATAACatttgaaagggagagaagCGAGCATCTGCCATGCAACTAAACCACATATTTTACAACAAATGCAGCTATTTTAAGCAGAAACAAAGTATAGAAATAAATGAGACGATACAGTTTCAGCAGAAACGTTTATCAAGAACTCAATGTTGAATCCGAGACGAAAACAACTGCCTACTTCCCTCAATCTCATACTTCAAGATATGTTACAGACAATCTGAAGAGGATAGCATTCAAGGTCCCGCAAATTTAACTGCATTgcaaaaaagagataaaaaaagacACGTGAAGATGGATAGAAGATGAAAAGCTTAGCTATCATTAAATGATTGGCATTTTACCAAAAAAGGGCAGTCTAGGTTGAGACAAAGCATTTTTTGAAATGACTGCTATTTCAGACCGTAAAGATATCCAACTTAGGGAAAGTGTTGGCTAAGAAATGAAACCAGCAAACACAAAGGGGGTAACATTCCAATGTATAAAGAGAAACATAACGGCTTTCATGCCTATGTCGATATATGCGATCAGGGAGGGAGGAACCAGCTAATACACATCAGctcgaaagaaaaaaaagttgtactTAAATAGTTAAAATTTCAGTTTTAGATTGACATAGGAAGAATTTGTCCAGCTCAGATCCTAAGACTTCTAAAGTTAAAGAAGTTTTGTGGTGAATGTGCATACCAGGACAGCAACACCAGTCTCACAAAATCTTGGAATGCATATCAGTCTAACCACCTGTCCTTCAGAGCCtataacaaagaaaacaatttcGATCAAGACGATGAAATCCAGTCTTAGGCTCTTTGCTGATTGAACCTCAAAACATATGGATGAtgaaatctataaaaaaaatacaaaacagaTGCATCTTTCACTTATTCATAGTAAATACCCAAAAGGCCAAAAGTTGgtcttgcaaaaaaaaaaaccgcaaAATATGGGGTCCTATAAATTACGACTCCCTAGTTGACAAAAATATTCCAAACTACCGCCTCATCAATAACTGTCTTGAATTAACCAAGGGTTAAACTGCAGTTGGCAAGGTAAAGATAGTGTGCCCCTAAACTAGTTGCTGCTCACTTATTCTAATATCGCCCTTTTTAAATGAATTCTTGGGGCTTACTTTCTTTTGATGGAATATGCCGCAAGAAAATTTGGTTCTTCTCATGGTTGGACCCTCAAATGCCAAGACCGCTCTCCAATCTCATCTCTTTCCTGCCGATACCCATCCTAAGCACAAGGTTTAAGAAAGTTAAAAAATGGTTGAAGTTTCTGCAAAGGGGTGGAATATCTTCAACGGAATGAAGTTTGCAGCGTCAAGGTTAAAGGCTCTGCTACAACAGATATCTCCTGAGAACGTTGGAACTTAGAACCACAAAGTCGTCAAAGATTCTCTCCAGTATTAAATTGGCTTATGCATTTCCGTTACCTGAAAGCAGGATCCCTAATGATTCGATGAATTACTGTGACTCACAGCGTTTTAACTCATTCAGCAGCCTTTAGTTccatatttcttctcttttcattcAGTGAAGCAATAAAAGTCAAAGCTCAATCTTGAAAAGAACATGTTACAAGTAGCATATTTAGGGTTAAAGACTACGACATTGCTTCACCGAAATTAGAATTTCATGTTGCTTCAGTTTCATCTTTACAGAGCGAAAGATTTGCcagacatgagagagagagacagagtatTTTTTGAGCGTTGATGCCAGGGGAGGCGTGTCCATTTCTCTAGTCAGGTCAGCCAACGGGCAGCTCTTTGATAATATCTTTGTCAATTGAGCAGTCATTGGTAATTTCTCAAAGCATTCAGTGGACTTCCGCGAATGAATAAAATATGCATGTTTTCTGTAGACATCCTAAAAGTTCATCTAAGATCTTCAAGCATGATGACCTTTGGGATATGCAAACTAGTAAGTACAACCATTTCCACATACAGTGTCGAGGAGAAAATACCTTTTAATATACGACTTTCATATCTGCTCTGATTGCCAACAAAATAAACATGAGGGCAACCATCAATAACAAATGGATCCCCATCAGTGAATGGATAGCATCCTACAAAGTTAAGAAATTAGTTGGGCAAACCAGAAATGGGAAGAAGTCAGAATAACAGAAGAAGAATTCCAATACAATTTTTGCTAGTTGGCCGCATAATGGTGTATTATTTCACAAATTTACCTGAAAATCTgaagagcaagaaaaaaattaccaagCGTATCTGGGGCAGTTGGTGCTAAATGCCTCCACCTCAGGGTCCGCTCTAAGAACTCCAGTTTGTCTTTCGCATCAGAGTATTTCTCAAGATCATCTATGTTCTGACCAGATGTTCCAAGAAACCTACAAAGTTGTTAGCATATTAGTACCAGTGATATTTAGATCGAAACGACTCCAGAAGGACAAACTTACAGAATATCATCAAGTATAAAACGGTGAGGGTTGGTACTCGATAGGAAGGTGTTAAAAGAGGATGCTCCTGAGAAAAGAAACCTGTGCAAAGGCTGACAAATGAAAATATAGGGCAAACTTGTAACTAATTGGTCAgtctattataaaaaataagtgaaagaAACTAGTCAGCACCAACCTGCTGAGGCAAAGAGAAGTTGGCAGGATCACTTGCCCCTGGCATAATATCTACAGGAACAGACGATGCAAGCTGCAAGCAAtgggaggagaaagaaaagtagTTCCATGTCAATTGTTGCACAAGATGAAGCATGGCCTTGAGACCGACTGGTTGATACAACTTGGTTGAGTTGGTTAGTCATGCAGAACAGGTCAGCCAGGCTAATGGATCAAACCAGCAAAGCTTCCCCAGCGTCAACTGGCAACTATAGTCAGCATGCATATCTGAAAAGTTCTTATGGCATGATGCACCATAAACAAAGTAGCCGActgagaaggaaaaacaaataacagGTTCCATCCGGCAAGGAGAGAAAGCCAGAGTCTGTGTCATCAGGATAGTGACCACATGTGCTAAACTGAAGACCAGCATTAGCCACGTATCCTGTTAACATGTGTTTTCTCGCAATactaaatgaaaaagaagaaaggaaaaataaataagacCTCATTCTCAAAGGTAGACTACGATACCTCAAGTTTTTACTTGTGAACGATATGACCAAGCACCAAAATGATTCACACACTAAAAAGGAAGCTAAATATTATCTCAAAAGTTCTTCCACACATTGAAAAGTCTGTTTTCCTGAAATAAAGTTCACTAAATTGCCATATTAGCCAAGGGTTCTCACTGGGATAAGAGCAGGAACAAACCTGAGTTAACATAAGATCAAGCTCCTTGATTGGCTCATAAAGCTTGTTTTGGTCCTTTGGACCTAAGGCCTGCACTAGGCAAATAGATGTATATTAAATAATCATGTTCTTCTCCTTTATCCAAATTTTATGATGTTGATGCATCCAATTTCATTAGCACAATGTGGATAATTGAGAATGAAAGTTAAATTACTAAAAACTGCAAAGCAAGAATGCAACAAGAATAAA
This genomic interval carries:
- the LOC116261176 gene encoding uncharacterized protein LOC116261176 — translated: MGMSSASATISSSLPLPIRFGLGYRLPKCSTTGTSKFPCSGFAARLRCFKPNRACVPIRITMAGRGMTTVVFASGADPQSEGDLSTSKGEITRDSSADGLPIWTILAGLVVFLLLLWFVGSLVLWILRLFVK